TGTCCCTGTGAGTACAGTGTGGTTGCATGTGAGTGGATTTAACGAGGTATTCTTGGTTACCGTATTATGCCAAAAGCTCACGCCTCCAAAAGCTGTCATCAGGTACATGATTATAATGGCGACCTGCACCTCTGTGACATCAACCCTGTGGAGAGATTAACACTGAAGCTTCAGTTTTCACCATTACTTGCTGGcagtaaaaaaatagaaaaaaaagatgaataaataaataatataaaacattgtAAGACAGGATACATTTATTATCGTGCAAGTATGCACGTGACTTACAAGCCAAAGCGAAGGGTCCCGGATACGTAAGTCTGCCAGTGGGCACAGAAGAACATGAACATCCCAATGAAGCCACAGAAGAACATCCAGTTTGTGTATCCTCCTATTCCACATGAAATGCATGTTCCCACAGCAACAAAGACTGAAAgatcataaaaatattaagtcaGCAATTGTTCAAGCTGTTTTTAATGAACTACGAGTATAATAGCAGCAGAATATCGCAGCTGAGACCTGTGGAGACGGCATCGCAGCCGTGGTCAAAGAGCTCCCCGAGTGCCGAGCTGCTGTTTGTCCTCCTGGCCTGTTTCCCATCAATCGCATCCAGGGATTGGTAGATGAAGAGACCCAGAGCAGAGAGGATGAAGGCCCACAATGGAGCCTGAGGTGGAGGAACAGGAGAAAAGATGGTTTATAAAGAGCTGTGCTAACATAATAACTAATAATTTCTTAATTTGGTTATTTACAACTGGCTGTTCAGGTAAGTTTTCcaagaaaacatgaaagaaaaaacaccttATAGGTTCTAATTTGTAAATGTTTGCTGCTTTAATTGTTAACTGCCTTCTACATATTTACAGGCTGGGGACATCTGGTCAAGTGAAATCCAAGTGTTTCTCCTTGGATTCTGGGACACTGGACAGgtttctttattgtaaaaatcaATAGTCAATAATTATAACAGAGATGAACGGTCCTTAAAAATAGTCATCTAACTGAAAACCCCTCAATATCTGAGTCCAGATTAAGAAATACTTCCattaaaaaacacttgtttCATATCCACACCACcactttcaaatatttattataatttatgtAGTTCAAATATAATTAACCTGTTTTTGCTGTGATTAATCGGGATGTGAAGGCCAGTAAAGCATGCCTCACCATCAATGCACCAGatgtacagtgtgtgtgtgtgtgtgtgtgtgcgtgtgtgagtaCTGCAGAGTTTAATTTCGGAGTGCAGAAGAGGGGGATCCAGCTAACTGGAGCAGCTCAACTCTTTCTAGGGTGAAGGTTATGGACCATCTGGACACCGGCCCGGCCAACAAAGTATGTTTACGACAacaaagagtgtgtgtgagcaaTTGTGTATATGTGcaagtgtttgtgtttctaGGAGATCCAAGAATCCCATCCTGTCCAAATAATTGTAAGTCCCTGCAGTTCTTTCTTAAAAGTCTGTGTACTTAAAGCCTCGTGGACTAATAGTGGCAGTCTGTTTGCGTAGGTTTATTACAGGGGTTACTTTAGGGACAGCACTGAACTGTGTCCTGGATTTATCATGAACTCCTATAATATGTGCTTGCTTGCACAGCTATGAGGCTTTACACACGAACATGTATATTAGCATGCCTCAGCCTTTACTGAACAATAATAGAGAAAACCAACAAGCTTTGCACTTGTGGaatctgacagcagcagcatgCTGCCTGGACTTTGGCTCATTTGCTTGGATCTCATGGCTGGACTGGACAAAGGTGTATATCTGATAAAGACACAAATCTGTGCATTTACTGCCCCACAGTGAACCCGCACATACAGTTCTACTGGATCATAGGTCAATTCTTGGCTCTGCTGTATGTTGCAAGGCCAATTTCTGCATTTTAGGTAGGACGCTTTGTCTCAGCAGTCTTGCGAAAAACGAGCCTCCTCTAAGGATGAGAGCAAGATCTTCATCCAAAATACTCTTTTGCCATAAACAACCCTGCATCACACCAGGGCGGACAGACAGCGACACGTCAAATCTGTAAACTTTCCAAGAAAAGACGTGAAAATATCACATGACCACGCGTCTGTTTCCCAAACAGCAGTCCGAGTTGCGGCTAATGCGATTAAAATGTGACAGTTTCAATCATCCTTGTCTAGCAGGGTCACCCAAACGCAACATGTCGCCACTGAACGTCGTCCCGGGCTGATCGCGAGACAAAGTCGGCTACTGCTCTCTGATAAAAAGCTATTGTTTCATTTTCGAATCCCTAAAATACACAGACTACGGCGTTAGCTAGCATAAGGACGCTTTAATAAAgaccaaaatgttttaaattaaaagcagaTTAAAGATTCGTATATATGCCGAAATAACAAGCAGACTCTATTGATTAAGTAAATGTCAGGATTTATGTCTTTTAATGCGGCAGAGTGTAATTATACCCTTGGCTCAACCAATTTCCAAATGTAGGACGGGGTTCTCTCCACACCAGAGAGGGGCACATAATTAGCGCAGGTCTCCGAGTGGAAACTTGAGCCAAGGTCGCATCACTCACCTCTTCTGTTGCCGTTGGACAGTAATACACGAGCACCACCGTGGACAAGATATTGACCAAAAGTCCAACAATAGTTAGTGTGTTTGGTGCAATCCATATCGGTATTTGTTGCACCAACCAGTTCCAGTAGATCTGACACGGCGGTTCAAACAGGGAGCGACCGGAGGCGCTGTATTTATGCTCCTCCAGCCGCTTGAGTTGTGCGGGTGACAGCGGCTCTGGCCACAAGAAATGTGGCATTATTTTTCAACCTCGTCGCTCCTTAAAGTACCGCTAATAATTCCTTGGTGGTCCCGGGTACCGCCTCAGGAGGGGTTATATGTTCTCTCGGCCGATTCCGAAAAGGTTGCAGATCATTTGGCATTTATAGCCGGTCAGCCGACGAGGCCATTTCTACAGCGGAACCAAAGGCTGTCGATAGTCCGTACGTTTCTGATCGAGGTGCGTCCCGACAGGAAGCAATGGTCCGGAAGGAATAGCACGACAGGACCGGGAAGTTTAAACGGATAATTAGCGGTCTATCCCGACTGCAATACGGTTAATTAAAGTATTAGTAATAACTGTTTGAATTtacttaatgtttttgtttggtctTAAAATCCAGACTTTAAAATATGTACCATTAAATGTAAAGATGGAtgtaaattacataaaaagaaaatcttacaTATTGAGAACCTAAtgaaatcaaatgaaaacaataattaCTGTAAACTAATCTTTACTTGTGTAAACCTCAGATGtccaagtgcaagtgaatgcagcacttCTATATGTAGATATGTAGATCTGTCCAAACCGTTTAGATTATATGAAGATGATGTAAAAGTCACAATACCACCGTATGTGGAGAAACATTACTTTTAACACTTGTGATTAGGCTCAaagcatgtttttcttgttatcaAAGAAGTTTAAGTTTTTGTACAACCATGATTAAAGGCATGCAGTGCAGGATAATTCTAAGTAAACGGTTGATTAAATAATACCATTGgctatttgcttttaaaatgtattatgttACTTTAGAttatcttttttcccctcatttacAGGTACCACCCTTTTCCTGTTctgtgcccctgcctggccctcttattaaaatttttttaaaccttccCATGACAGCTATGAccattggatttttttaaaggtttatcAGATGACAACCAATCAATTTGTTGACCATGCATTCATCATGCACATGGATGTCATGACTATACAGACCTCTCAGTACTCAGTAAATATCTTTTTTCAAGTGCTGCTTGATGAAATAACTATAATGTTACATTAACTAATGATATGGGGAGAATAGTGGCTAAGAAGTGAACTTAGGGCTAGAGGACCCAGGTTCAGGTCCCTAGACTTGTCATGGATCCCCAAGATGTGGTGTGTTTTCCCCTTGTGTTCCTCCTTCCCCTTTCCCCTGTTTAGATTGTGGTGTCTTCCCCTGGTGTGTCCGGTGATTAGCCAGCACAGCTGAGAGAAATCAGGCTTATTGCACCTTGCCTGCTTATAAACCCCAGGCTGACCTTTGTTCAGCATTTGTCCATACATCTATGTGGTACACCAGCTTCTAGTGCATTCAGGGTCTTGGTTAGCAGTTCATGTGACTTGACCAACTTTCCTGGTCTTCCTGGGCCAGTTGTTCAAATGTAATCTGATCGGATTTTGGTTAATCAGATTGggtcaaatcttgaaaatgggttgttcaaaagggaaagaagggTTCTGAAATTGAAGTGGATTATGTAATCCAATCCTAGTTGTGATCTGGATAAAGCCTTCAGTTTGTGTTGTTAAAAAACTTTTGAGTAGGATttggataactttgatccaagaaaacaggattatcctgatcccaacagggGGTAGGATTTCAAAGATTTCAATAAGAAAATGTGGTAAAACCtcaaatttgattaaatatcTTTTTAGTCAGTGCTTATACTTATATTTATATTCTGCACTTGTCTTGAAAGTAAGACGGATTATGTGATCCTCCATCTAGAAAAATGCATCCCAAATCCAGAAAGCTTTTATCCAGATGAAATCTTATGCACAACTGACCCCCTAAGATTCTCTGCCTGAGATCCAAAGCTGCCTCCACTGGAATCTGTCTGCCCGGTCACCACACCGCCTGGATCCCAGAACCTCAACCAATCTACAGCTCCACTCAAGCCACCCTTAACAAATCTGTTTAACCTACTTTGCTGAATAAATCTTTTCCTTGGGTCCAACTCTTTTTGTGTCAAGACTTATAATGAAGGTGAACCACTGGGCCCTTCAGCAACCCCCCCAACAACAGCAATTTCCCAGTCGGGATtgataaaatacaaattatgattaatttattttttaatgtgtatattgttaaaaaaaaaaaaaagacattgcaatctccctctgggataaataaaatacttttaatttaatttcatgtcatTGATGAACCGCTAGTTCGAGGAGTTTTACTTTCCTGATGCgccagatgttttcagttttcagtggACTCTGCTCCTGTGAATTCATGCTGTTGGGATGAATGCAGTGGTTTAAAATTATCTTGCTCAAATATGACTGTGACATCTGGCCAGGTGAAGAGACAGCTGGAGGGACACAACCTGCACAAGGTTCCTGGACCTGATGGGCTTAACCCCCGAGTCCTCAAGTCTTGTGCTGCCCAGCTGATCCCATCAGGATCCTGGGTTAGGAGGTGGAGGTTGAGGACAGCTATAAAAACTTGGGTGTGCACTTGGACtagtctgtggtggccagtgccaTCATGTATGCTGTGGTGTGCTGGGGGAGCAGCATCAGCTCCAGGGACACCAGCAGGATCCCAGTTAActtaattagttgtcaaatgctcctccaggtgaaATTAATTTGTCCCAGTTTCTTTTGATGCTCTTGTTCTAACTTTGTTttaagatgtgttgctgccatcaaattctaAATAGGCTTTATTTTCCAGGAAGTGATAAAATGTCTTAGCTTCAGCTTCTGATATGTAAATATTGGTTTATGaaatttacaaaatatatttatacagaATCCCAtctttttggaattggggttgtattaAGAAGTGAATGGATTAGGCTAATATTGTTTTGTGGAACTCATAATCCTGGCAGAGGAGTATTAAGTGCATTTAGGTGCTGGGTCTACATTTTGAAGTGGGTTAGAAATTCTGTAAGAATGAATCTTTGACTTACACACTAGATCTACACAAGAGCAGCACTGACAACAACACCAAATTCTCAATGTAAGGTTTATTGCAATCCACATGTCATAATTACAAAGGTAAAGGCATGCACGTATGATTGAACCTCGTTCAAATCTCAGCCAAATATGAGTCCAAAGATCACAATGTGTCATGCAGAAGATGGAAAGTATGTAAACCTCTACATTTTCTCACACATTTAACCTACACAGAAAAAACTAATGAttcaaaacaacacatttctttttccaaCATTACttaagtctgttatttttttcttgccatACAGATATACACTGACAGCATACCCGCACCAAGACTTGTTTTTACattcctgtttcttttcttgcagaccccaaacaaaaaaaatataatcttcAGCAAACTTTACcccacaaaataaaagaaaaaaaatccacttttaaatACTGTTGATGTATTGGTGCTATGtgtaatttgattatttttttgtacacaACATGTCCTTATAAAAGCTAGAACCAAAACACTGCTGACATGCATCTGAGCTGACACAAAGTCAAACATAACAACGTGACAAAAAAGATGAAGTGCCTTTTTTCAAGCTTCAAACCTGCACACAACATGCCACACTACAGAGCAGCGCACCCTCCCCCTTACCCCCATCATCCCTTCATCATTTATCAGTAGGCCGGCATCAGAGGGTGAAAGAACAGGGTCGCTAATGGCGGCTGATGCCTGCAAAGTGTCTTTTTGCTCCGCGTGCAGTCTTACTTCTCTTGCTCAACAACCTTTGTCTCGTTCATGTACTTATCAATCAGGTGTAGAGGCACTCCGCGTTGCATGAGCTCGTAGAAGGTGAAGCCTCCTATGGgacaagaaaggaaaagcttCAATGATGCTGGGAAGGACAGAAGCTGGAGATAAGagtggaggggaaaaaaggagaaatgggGGAAAGTTGAGGATCAACAGGTTGGGAAGACGCCAACATCTCTCAATGCCAAATATGGAGTgaagagggagaagaaaaataGTCAAAATAACTAATCACCACAATGCACACTCAGTTTCTAAATCCATTTAACCCAGTTCCATATTATAGACTGATTGCCTTAGtatggagtttttttttgcagattaGAATTAAAGTTAAAATTCTTGCAAGCAGGGATAAGTACTTCGAACTGGGGCACTATGACAATGCAAACATGCTGATGTTTAACAGCTGGGATGTTTTCCATGCTCCTTATCAGCATATCGATGACAAGCACCAAACCAGAGATGCAGATATCCTGGAAAAGTGGTGGTAGTAAACGCAGCAttgcatggaaaaaaaatcacatggaTCATCCTCTGGTAACCATGAATGTTTGTGCTGAATTTAATGGTAAAGTTGGGAGTTTGGGGCTATAAATGTAGTTAAATTTTTAGCTAATCCAGCAGGAAGTGCTTATGAAAAATTGGGATACATGTGGCACTTGGGGAAGctgtgaaataaattaagtcaaAAGGATTCTCCCCAagaatatgaaatatttttacttaATGAAAATTCAAAATTAGCTCATGTTTGTTTGTGCTAAGGATTGTTATCCTTAGTACTAACGGGTAGTACAAGAGACAGCAGATGGAAAAGGTCACATGCATTTATTGTCTGTACAACTTGACACCAAATAAAAATGGTTGGGAACTTTGTCTGGGGGCCATGTATATTTAGTAACTGTATATTTAGTAACTGTATATTTAGTAACTGTATATTTAGTAACTGTAGTGGAAAACAGTGGTAAATGATGGAAGTCGGGGAATCAGCTGTGTTATATGGATTCATCCTGTGGATACCATGAACATTAGTACTCTGTGTTATCGCAGAATTTTTCAAATACTTTGTCTGGAGCCCACAAgtgttaaacaaataaagcacTGGATGGTAAAAATCCAGAGATCATGTATAGAGGCCACAGATCAGTCCTCTGTGTACCATGAAAACTGTTTAGTTTAAATCCGTTTAGAAGTTTTAGATCAAATTGGTGTTAAATGTGAAAGTAGAAGGAAAAAGGGAATTAATCACTGAAGTGAGATGGATTTATTCTTTGGATACGAAATATTTTTACTTCTAAACTActaacttttaatgttttagggATAATAGGTAGTGAATATAAGGGCAAATTTAGGAAACACTGAGTACCATGACTATCATCTAAATTTGTAAACCAGTTTATAATgtgtagtaaaataaataaaaccacaatttaaaaaaagttagaacgctttgtaaaatgtacattttatccAAACAGCCTAATTAGTCATCAAATGTTCGTCcagttgtttttgtatttgtgccaGTTTTGTTacccctgttccaactttttgggatgagttgctgccatcagattcataATTagttcatattttccatgaaatgttaaaagtctcagtttaaacatctgatatgttgtttatgttttattgagaATAAATTTGGGTCTAGGAGATTTGCAAacctttgctttctgtttttattttacacagccGTCTCAactttttggaattggggtctAGTTCTAGTGGAACTAGAAGAGAAAatcaggaaaagaaaagcatcaaTTAATCCACATCAGATACATTTATTCTCTGGGAATCATTATGTTTGAACAAACTTTTTTGGGAATCCATCCAAAAGTATttgagatttgtttttttagtcTGTACCAAAGCATTTTCATtgaccaaaaacaacaacaaccatcATTAAAGACACACTTTGAGcacaatttaaaaatgcatacttGAGATTACATAACAAATTTCTCTTAACAAATACAACAAgacatttatatgtatttatatataatttctgGTGCAATTCGTCATAGAACAACAACACCAAGAGCACGTTCATAAGTAACTGACAATACCGAGCAGCATGGAACTGGGACACAGTTTACAGGAAAAACATTTGATTACGCAACCAGGCACAACACAGGTCCACAATCTGGACAAAGGCCAAGTTCATGAATGACATCCTTAGTCAGCAGCAGCAAGCAAGGGGCAACAAGAAAAACTGTGCTGTCTCTTTTTATGCATACACCACAAAGTTTAATTAAGTATGTATGCAGTCTGGATGCATCATGTTGTTCAGCAACAGCCAGTGTATTTATAGCATTATTTAGTTCTACTTAATTTCTCCAAAAAAAGTTAGAGTATGGGAAAACATTTTACTTACCTTCACTCTGTCACGAGCTACATGAGAGATCTTCTTTGAGTTCACATCATTTCACATTAATAATAAGTTAAAATCTTCCAAACGGAGTTATTTAAGTCAGCCAGCTGAGAGATTCACCCTGACAAAAGCTGTCATGCAAATGTGAcatgttctttctgttttctgacGTTATGTGCatgaacagctgctgcaggcccGCTAACTGATGAAGGCGAGGTTACACAGGCTGGCTGAAAGATGCATAATGAATGATATAAGCTTCATATGCCAAAACCATATGAAAGCTTACCTTTTATGAGAACATAAATTCACAATTCTTGAATTTGGACTGGGgaagagagaagagaagaggggttaacaaaatgtttacatggaGTTATATGCTTGCACCAGGGAATACTGGTGAGTTAttactgaaatatttatatgaGGAGTTAACTGTGTAGCATATAGAAGACACTGGAATCTGTGGGGA
The window above is part of the Melanotaenia boesemani isolate fMelBoe1 chromosome 23, fMelBoe1.pri, whole genome shotgun sequence genome. Proteins encoded here:
- the chpt1 gene encoding cholinephosphotransferase 1, with amino-acid sequence MPHFLWPEPLSPAQLKRLEEHKYSASGRSLFEPPCQIYWNWLVQQIPIWIAPNTLTIVGLLVNILSTVVLVYYCPTATEEAPLWAFILSALGLFIYQSLDAIDGKQARRTNSSSALGELFDHGCDAVSTVFVAVGTCISCGIGGYTNWMFFCGFIGMFMFFCAHWQTYVSGTLRFGLVDVTEVQVAIIIMYLMTAFGGVSFWHNTLPVIGVKLYAFPIMGIIGGALYSCYNYFYVILNGGVGKNGSTVADTSVLSPGLHIGLVLTLAFIIFKKSSSHLFEHHPCLYLLTFGMVIAKISNKLVMAHMTRSELHLPDTAFIGPSLLFLNQYFNSFIDEYVVLWIAMVISLLDLTRYCTGVCLQIASHLRIRVFSITTPSHAHRD